From the genome of Actinacidiphila yeochonensis CN732, one region includes:
- a CDS encoding MFS transporter, which produces MSRDPQDTSTATPSPPSGDGASAGHQGAPPEHRWLVLGVVALAQLMVVLDATIVNIALPSAQQALGFSNGNRQWVVTAYALAFGSLLLLGGRLADLIGRKKTFLIGLVGFAVASAIGGAAPSFEVLVGARALQGLFGALLAPAALSLLTTTFTDPGERAKAFGIYGAIAGAGGAVGLLLGGLLTEYLDWRWCLYVNLIFALIAFVGGMRLLHPGRPTDRPSLDIPGTLLVSAGLFCIVYGFSDAQRHGWSAPSTWGFLAAGAALLLAFCWWQLRARHPLLPMRVPGDRDRGASYLAMFISGAGMFGVFLFLTYYLQRTLSYSPVLTGVAFLPMVAVIMVTSVTTTNVLVPRLGAKPIVPTGMLLAAGAMVWLTRLNGSSSYAPHVLPPTLLLGLGLGMIFATGMNLATAGVRPYDAGVASAMVNTSQQVGGSIGTSLLNTLATSAAASYAASHRPSPQLAAQAQLHSYMTAYWWSAGFFAVGFIVTLLLYRPGVPKSLSDPTGAAAPM; this is translated from the coding sequence ATGTCCCGAGACCCGCAGGACACCTCCACGGCGACGCCGTCGCCGCCGAGCGGCGACGGCGCGAGCGCCGGCCACCAGGGGGCGCCTCCCGAGCACCGCTGGTTGGTGCTCGGGGTTGTCGCACTCGCTCAGCTGATGGTCGTACTGGACGCGACGATCGTGAACATCGCGCTCCCCTCGGCCCAACAGGCACTCGGCTTCTCCAACGGCAACCGGCAGTGGGTGGTGACCGCCTACGCGCTGGCCTTCGGGTCTCTGCTGCTGCTCGGTGGCCGCCTGGCCGACCTCATCGGACGCAAGAAGACCTTCCTGATCGGTCTGGTCGGCTTCGCGGTGGCCTCCGCCATCGGCGGTGCTGCCCCGAGCTTCGAGGTGCTCGTGGGTGCGCGCGCCCTCCAGGGCCTCTTCGGCGCCCTTCTGGCCCCCGCCGCGCTGTCCCTGCTGACCACGACGTTCACCGACCCTGGAGAGCGCGCCAAGGCGTTCGGCATCTACGGTGCCATCGCCGGTGCCGGCGGCGCCGTGGGCCTCCTGCTGGGCGGCCTGCTCACCGAATACCTCGACTGGCGCTGGTGCCTGTACGTTAATCTGATCTTCGCTCTGATCGCCTTCGTGGGCGGCATGCGCCTGCTGCACCCGGGCAGGCCCACGGACCGGCCCAGCCTGGACATCCCCGGGACGCTCCTGGTCTCGGCGGGCCTGTTCTGCATCGTCTACGGCTTCTCCGACGCCCAGCGGCACGGCTGGAGCGCCCCCAGCACCTGGGGCTTCCTGGCTGCCGGCGCGGCGCTCCTGCTGGCCTTCTGCTGGTGGCAACTGCGCGCCCGCCACCCCTTGCTGCCGATGCGCGTGCCCGGCGACCGCGACCGGGGAGCGTCCTACCTCGCGATGTTCATCTCGGGCGCGGGTATGTTCGGCGTCTTCCTCTTCTTGACGTACTACCTGCAACGCACCCTGTCCTACTCCCCGGTGCTCACAGGAGTCGCGTTCCTGCCGATGGTCGCCGTCATCATGGTCACCTCGGTGACGACCACCAACGTCCTGGTCCCCCGGCTGGGCGCCAAACCGATCGTCCCGACCGGCATGCTGCTCGCCGCCGGAGCCATGGTGTGGCTGACCCGTCTGAACGGCAGCAGCAGCTACGCCCCCCACGTGCTGCCGCCGACGCTGCTCCTCGGCCTCGGCCTCGGCATGATCTTCGCCACCGGCATGAACCTCGCCACCGCGGGCGTACGGCCGTACGACGCGGGTGTCGCCTCCGCGATGGTGAACACCTCGCAGCAGGTCGGCGGGTCCATCGGCACCTCCCTGCTCAACACCCTGGCGACGAGCGCCGCCGCGAGCTACGCCGCCAGTCACCGCCCGAGCCCCCAGCTCGCCGCCCAGGCGCAGTTGCACAGCTACATGACCGCCTACTGGTGGTCGGCCGGCTTCTTCGCCGTCGGCTTCATCGTCACCCTGCTGCTGTACCGGCCGGGCGTGCCCAAGAGCCTGTCCGACCCCACCGGCGCGGCCGCACCCATGTGA
- a CDS encoding FMN reductase, with amino-acid sequence MSKRLVAVSAGLGRPSSTRLLADRLAAATGRHADVDVQVVELRELATDIAQNMVTGFPAPRLRAAVDAVTSADGLIAVTPVFTGSYSGLFKSFFDIIDKDALVGLPVLVAATGGTARHSLVLDHAMRPLFAYLRALVVPTAVYAASEDWASDGEGALAARIDRAGGELAAFLEARPVRRSVDPLDEPVIPFAQQLAALAVEG; translated from the coding sequence ATGAGCAAGCGACTCGTCGCGGTCAGCGCGGGGCTGGGCCGGCCCTCCTCCACCCGGCTGCTGGCCGACCGCCTCGCCGCCGCCACCGGGCGGCACGCCGACGTCGACGTCCAAGTGGTCGAGCTGCGCGAACTCGCCACCGACATCGCGCAGAACATGGTCACCGGCTTCCCCGCTCCCCGACTGCGCGCCGCCGTCGACGCGGTCACCTCGGCGGACGGCCTCATCGCCGTCACCCCGGTGTTCACGGGCTCCTACAGCGGCCTGTTCAAGTCGTTCTTCGACATCATCGACAAGGACGCGCTGGTGGGCCTGCCGGTCCTCGTGGCGGCCACCGGCGGCACCGCCCGGCACTCCCTGGTGCTCGACCACGCCATGCGGCCGCTCTTCGCCTACCTGCGCGCCCTTGTCGTCCCGACCGCGGTCTATGCCGCCTCGGAGGACTGGGCGTCCGACGGCGAGGGCGCCCTCGCCGCCCGGATCGACCGCGCGGGCGGCGAACTGGCCGCGTTCCTGGAAGCCCGCCCGGTACGCCGGAGCGTCGATCCTCTCGACGAACCGGTCATCCCGTTCGCGCAGCAGCTCGCCGCCCTGGCCGTGGAGGGGTGA
- a CDS encoding LLM class flavin-dependent oxidoreductase, producing MQFGIFTVGDVTTDPTTGRTPSEHERIKAMVAIALKAEEVGLDVFATGEHHNPPFVPSSPTTMLGYIAARTERLILSTSTTLITTNDPVKIAEDFAMLQHLAGGRVDLMMGRGNTGPVYPWFGKDIRQGIPLAVENYALLHKLWREEDVDWAGRFRTPLQSFTSTPRPLDGVPPFVWHGSIRSPEIAEQAAYYGDGFFANNIFWPRDHFQRLIGLYRERYAHYGHGTPEQAVVGLGGQVFMRKNSQDAVREFRPYFDNAPVYGHGPSLEEFTEQTPLTVGSPQEVIEKTLAFRESFGDYQRQLFLMDHAGLPLKTVLEQLDILGEEVVPVLREEFAKGRPAQVPDGPTHQALLARRDQEAAQADDTAKEVRA from the coding sequence ATGCAGTTCGGGATCTTCACGGTCGGCGACGTCACGACGGACCCGACCACGGGGCGGACGCCGAGCGAGCACGAGCGGATCAAGGCCATGGTGGCCATCGCGCTGAAGGCCGAGGAGGTCGGCCTGGACGTGTTCGCCACCGGCGAGCACCACAACCCGCCCTTCGTGCCGTCGTCGCCCACCACCATGCTGGGCTACATCGCCGCGCGCACGGAGCGGCTGATCCTGTCGACGTCGACCACCCTCATCACCACGAACGACCCGGTGAAGATCGCCGAGGACTTCGCGATGCTCCAGCACCTCGCGGGCGGCCGGGTCGACCTCATGATGGGCCGCGGCAACACCGGCCCCGTCTACCCGTGGTTCGGCAAGGACATCCGCCAGGGCATCCCGCTCGCCGTCGAGAACTACGCGCTCCTGCACAAGCTGTGGCGTGAGGAGGACGTCGACTGGGCCGGGCGGTTCCGTACCCCCCTGCAGTCCTTCACCTCGACGCCCAGGCCGCTGGACGGCGTGCCCCCGTTCGTGTGGCACGGCTCCATCCGCAGCCCTGAGATCGCCGAACAGGCCGCCTACTACGGTGACGGCTTCTTCGCCAACAACATCTTCTGGCCGCGCGACCACTTCCAGCGCCTGATCGGCCTGTACCGCGAGCGCTACGCCCACTACGGGCACGGCACGCCCGAGCAGGCCGTCGTCGGCCTCGGCGGCCAGGTGTTCATGCGCAAGAACTCCCAGGACGCCGTCCGCGAGTTCCGGCCCTACTTCGACAACGCTCCGGTCTACGGGCACGGGCCGTCGCTGGAGGAGTTCACCGAGCAGACCCCGCTCACCGTCGGATCGCCCCAGGAGGTCATCGAGAAGACCCTCGCCTTCCGCGAGTCCTTCGGCGACTACCAGCGCCAGCTGTTCCTCATGGACCACGCCGGCCTGCCGCTCAAGACCGTTCTTGAGCAGCTGGACATCCTGGGCGAGGAGGTCGTGCCCGTGCTGCGCGAGGAGTTCGCCAAGGGGCGCCCGGCCCAGGTCCCGGACGGCCCCACCCACCAGGCCCTGCTGGCCCGGCGCGACCAGGAGGCCGCGCAGGCCGACGACACCGCGAAGGAGGTGCGCGCATGA
- a CDS encoding Smr/MutS family protein has product MTLTLDLHPLFRSDRDIDNAVRQIIFKAAATKAERVEIIPGKGSGKLRARVLATLGQPHLKKLYRRYEVDAGNGGRVIVHFV; this is encoded by the coding sequence GTGACACTCACCCTCGACCTGCACCCCCTGTTCAGGAGCGACCGCGACATCGACAACGCCGTCCGGCAGATCATCTTCAAAGCCGCGGCCACGAAGGCCGAACGGGTCGAGATCATCCCCGGAAAGGGGTCCGGCAAGCTGAGGGCACGTGTGCTGGCCACCCTCGGGCAGCCCCATCTGAAGAAGCTCTACCGCCGCTACGAGGTCGACGCCGGGAACGGCGGCCGCGTCATCGTGCACTTCGTGTAG
- a CDS encoding SAM-dependent methyltransferase has translation MSDDMSWTQRPSTFEPPKIDTSVAHSARVYDFILGGKDNYPIDQAAADRMLESWPSLRVSMRENRKFMHRSARWIAQQGVDQFLDVGTGIPTSPNLHEIVQAVTPSARVVYVDNDPIVLAHAGARLTGTPEGRITYIHADMNDPGAILDSPEVRDTLDFSRPVGLSMIAVLQFVLDDQAAYKLVRGYLDRLPSGSYLAISTVTTDSSPKPMGTVVAEYAKRGIPARNRSREEVEPFFHELRLVDPGVVLVHNWRPDPGTAGEVQDTEVAMCGGVARKP, from the coding sequence ATGTCCGACGACATGTCCTGGACGCAACGGCCGTCGACCTTCGAACCCCCGAAGATCGACACGAGCGTCGCGCACTCGGCGCGCGTCTACGACTTCATCCTCGGGGGCAAGGACAACTACCCGATCGACCAGGCCGCTGCCGACCGCATGCTGGAGAGCTGGCCGAGCCTGCGGGTCTCGATGCGGGAGAACCGCAAGTTCATGCACCGCTCGGCCCGCTGGATCGCACAGCAGGGCGTCGACCAGTTCCTGGACGTCGGCACCGGCATCCCGACCTCACCCAACCTGCACGAGATCGTCCAGGCCGTCACCCCCTCGGCGCGCGTCGTCTACGTGGACAACGACCCCATCGTGCTGGCACACGCCGGAGCGCGGCTGACCGGGACCCCCGAGGGGCGGATCACCTACATCCACGCGGACATGAACGACCCCGGCGCGATCCTCGACTCCCCCGAAGTGCGGGACACCCTGGACTTCTCGCGGCCGGTGGGGCTCTCGATGATCGCCGTCCTCCAGTTCGTCCTCGACGACCAGGCCGCGTACAAGCTGGTGCGCGGCTACCTGGACCGGCTGCCGTCCGGTAGCTACCTGGCGATATCGACGGTCACCACGGACTCCAGCCCGAAACCCATGGGCACCGTGGTGGCGGAGTACGCCAAGCGGGGCATCCCGGCCCGCAACCGCTCCAGGGAGGAGGTCGAGCCGTTCTTCCACGAACTGCGACTGGTCGACCCCGGTGTGGTCCTGGTGCACAACTGGCGCCCTGACCCGGGGACCGCGGGAGAGGTGCAGGACACCGAGGTCGCCATGTGCGGCGGAGTGGCCCGGAAGCCGTAG